A single region of the Planctomycetota bacterium genome encodes:
- a CDS encoding MazG nucleotide pyrophosphohydrolase domain-containing protein yields MSESSLTITEFQQSIRDRYYEADAARGIAGTWLWFSEEVGELARSLARDDDHQAKEDEFADVLAWLCTMANVAGVDLAKAVARKHPVNGPLKKPK; encoded by the coding sequence ATGTCCGAATCGTCTCTCACCATCACGGAGTTCCAGCAGTCAATACGCGACCGCTACTACGAGGCCGATGCCGCACGCGGGATCGCCGGGACGTGGCTCTGGTTCAGCGAAGAGGTCGGCGAGCTGGCCCGCAGCCTCGCACGAGACGACGACCATCAGGCCAAGGAAGACGAGTTTGCAGACGTCCTGGCATGGCTTTGCACGATGGCCAACGTGGCCGGGGTTGACTTAGCCAAGGCGGTGGCACGCAAGCACCCGGTAAATGGGCCGCTGAAGAAGCCGAAGTGA
- a CDS encoding PEP-CTERM sorting domain-containing protein — translation MKKTVLAAAAATVCLAQSAQADLFEIPATDGIELLSAVFTSPPGGPDGPGTGVEGPADRNGDSFNGEYTPGYWDGQYRKPLFNFLLPDLPAGEEIVSANFDVNLFYQNGSTPPSYNVDLVGLGTQAIDAAPRFFAAQFDQAGTLLQDDLLTPASPNGVNETDATGDAALVDYLNNVYVAGDFVQLRLDYDALPVQFLSYVIWSNGNGNAPVLTFETAPVTPSLPGDANGDGTVDLADFGILRANFGSTMGTFATGDFNGDMNVDLADFGILRANFGTSTPSDIAALDGWYASVVPEPTTAAALALGSLCVLGRRSRR, via the coding sequence ATGAAGAAGACTGTTCTTGCGGCTGCGGCCGCCACCGTGTGCCTGGCCCAGAGCGCCCAGGCCGACCTTTTCGAGATTCCCGCCACCGACGGCATCGAACTGCTCAGTGCCGTCTTCACGAGCCCACCCGGCGGCCCGGACGGCCCGGGAACCGGCGTCGAAGGACCCGCCGATCGCAACGGCGACAGCTTCAACGGCGAATACACACCCGGCTACTGGGACGGCCAGTACCGCAAGCCGCTGTTTAACTTCCTGCTGCCCGATCTCCCGGCCGGGGAAGAGATCGTGTCGGCAAACTTCGACGTCAACCTATTCTACCAGAACGGTTCCACGCCACCGAGCTACAACGTCGACCTCGTCGGACTCGGCACCCAGGCGATCGACGCGGCCCCGCGCTTTTTCGCCGCCCAGTTCGATCAGGCCGGAACGCTGTTGCAGGACGACCTGCTCACACCCGCCAGCCCGAACGGCGTCAACGAGACCGACGCGACAGGCGATGCGGCACTCGTCGATTACCTGAACAACGTCTACGTCGCGGGTGACTTCGTCCAGCTGCGGCTCGACTACGACGCGCTTCCAGTCCAGTTCCTCAGCTACGTCATCTGGTCCAACGGCAACGGCAACGCTCCGGTCCTGACGTTCGAGACGGCACCGGTCACGCCTTCGCTGCCTGGTGACGCCAACGGCGATGGCACCGTCGACCTGGCGGACTTCGGCATCCTGCGGGCCAACTTCGGCTCCACAATGGGCACGTTTGCCACCGGCGACTTCAACGGCGACATGAACGTCGACCTGGCCGACTTCGGCATCCTTCGCGCCAACTTCGGCACGTCGACCCCGAGCGACATCGCAGCCCTGGACGGCTGGTACGCCTCGGTCGTTCCAGAGCCGACAACGGCTGCTGCGCTCGCACTTGGCTCGCTCTGCGTGCTCGGCCGACGCTCACGCCGCTAG